The DNA sequence aaaaaatatgatgtatgaaagatgtatagattttttaattctcGATTATCCCTAACATAACGTGTTGCTCGCATTTATTGGGATTTGCTATTATGGGGATATTTATCAGACAGTAGAGTCCTAGACAGTGGTGGCCAACGACAATCGTGATATTTGTGAGGTGATTTTTGTTAATGATGTTAAAGgatttcaagaaataaaaatataaaaaatagcttTTGCAGTAGAAAGAATGCGATAAATTTCACCACAgtccaacctttttttttttgaaaaaataaatacaaactcaaatatggaaaaaaaaaagattcaaactTAAGGATAATATGGGAGGCTACTAGATAAATGCTTTCATTTGTGTAAACTTTCTCCTACCTTAAAGCAGACGAAGAAAACGCCATTTATAGGACATAGGGAATactaatatttacttttttttcgaAATAAATGGAATTGGAACTAACAGCTGGTTGCAGAGTTGCCATTTATTTCAAAGTGCATCTATAATTGACATCGGCTTATGATCCGAAAGGCTTATTTGAGTGGTATTTGTTCTGAAGTGATCATAATTACTGGGTTTTCATTCACTTATTGAGGTAGAAAACACTTGGATTTACGTCTTTTTTAACTTGTGCTCTGACTTCTGATTTATAAATCCCATTGCAATTTCATTGTGCCCCCCTCTTCTCCtctcctcccctcccctccctttcaaggatatatgaaaaataaataaacctaCTTTCTTCCCATTAACTTCCCATTAAACCTAGGCATCGGTACgtcatatattatttatattatttcattggTGAAATGATATTTTGTAGATTGCACAAGGCCTTGAAGAGGCGGTTGGTTTTGGCAAAGGAGTTACTAAACTCTATGCAACTATTGATCTAGGAAAAGCAAGAGTTGGGAGGACAAGAATAATAGAAAAGGAGCATAAGAACCCCAGGTGGTACGAGTCTTTTCATATATACTGTGCCCACATGGCTTCAGATGTCGTATTCACTGTCAAAGATGATAATCCTATTGGAGCGACCTTAATTGGAAGAGCATATGTGCCAGTTGAAGAAATATTGGATGGAGAAGAAGTGGATAAATGGGTTGAAATCTTGGATGAGGACAAAAAGCCTATACATGGAAGTTCTAAGATCCATGTGAAGCTACAATATTTTGATGTCACAAAAGACCGTAATTGGTCACGAGGTATCAGAAGTCCTAAATTTCCTGGGGTGCCATACACGTTCTTCACGCAGAGACAAGGTTGTAGGGTTTCTTTGTACCAAGATGCTCACGTACCAGATAAATTTGTTCCTAAAATCCCTCTTGCTGGTGGCACATTTTATGAGCCCCATAGATGTTGGGAAGATGTTTTTGATGCCATTACTAATGCAAAGCACTTGATCTACATTGCTGGATGGTCTGTTTATACTGAAATCTCCCTGGTAAGGGACTCGAGAAGGCCAAAGCCTGGAGGTGACATCATGCTGGGTGAGCTGCTCAAGAAAAAGGCAAATGAAGGTGTTAGGGTTCTTATGCTTGTTTGGGATGACAGGACTTCTGTTGGTTTACTAAAAAAGGATGGACTGATGGCCACGCACGATGAAGAAACAGAACATTACTTCCATGATACTGAGGTGCACTGTGTCTTGTGTCCCCGGAATCCGGATGATGGTGGGAGCATTATTCAGGATTTAGAGATCTCTACCATGTTCACTCATCACCAGAAGATTGTGGTGGTGGACAGTGAGATGCCTTCTGGAGGATCACAGAAGAGGAGAATTGTGAGCTTTGTTGGGGGTATTGATCTTTGTGATGGGAGATATGACACTGCCTTTCATTCACTTTTCAGGACTTTGGACACAGCACATCATGATGATTTTCATCAGCCAAATTTTGAAGGTACTTCAATCAAAAAAGGTGGCCCAAGGGAACCATGGCACGACATACACTCCCGACTTGAAGGACCCATTGCCTGGGATGTCCTATATAATTTTGAGCAGAGGTGGAGAAAGCAGGGTGGTAAAGATTTACTTGTTCAGCTCAGAGATCTTAATCTTGATGGTACTCTTATTACCCCATCTCCGGTTATGTTCCCAGACGACCATGAGACTTGGAATGTGCAGTTGTTTAGATCCATTGATGGTGGGGCTGCTTTTGGCTTCCCAGAGACTCCTGAAGACGCGGCCAGAGCTGGGCTTGTTAGTGGGAAGGATAATATCATTGATAGAAGTATTCAGGATGCTTATATCAATGCCATTCGACGTGCAAAGAAATTCATTTATATCGAAAATCAGTATTTCCTCGGAAGCTCCTTTGCCTGGAGTGCTGATGGTATTAAGCCTGAGGAAATCGGTGCTCTGCATCTGATTCCAAAGGAGCTTTCGCTTAAGATTGTTAGTAAGATTGAAGCAGGGGAGAGGTTCAGAGTCTATATTGTTGTCCCAATGTGGCCGGAGGGTATGCCGGAGAGTGGATCAGTTCAAGCAATATTAGATTGGCAGAAAAGGACAATGGAGATGATGTATAAAGATGTCATTCAGGCTCTCAAAGCCAAGGGTATTGACGAGGATCCTCGGAactatttaacatttttctgcCTTGGAAATCGGGAGGTAAAGAAGCATGGAGAATATGAGCCTTCAGAAAAACCAGAACCTGATACAGATTATATCAGAGCCCAGGAGGCCAGGCGCTTCATGATCTATGTACATGCCAAGATGTTGATTGGTAAGACATATATGCCACCAACTTCGAATTTCATTCAATCTCCATAGGACTTATTCATTTTAGATGTAAATAGTTCATATCAAATCATTAAGATAACCCATGAATTTTTTGCAGTTGACGATGAATATATAATAGTTGGATCTGCCAACATAAACCAGAGATCGATGGACGGTTCTAGGGACTCTGAGATAGCAATGGGGGCGTACCAACCATATCATCTGGCAAATAGGCAGCCAGCACGAGGCCAGATCCATGGTTTCCGCATGGCACTGTGGTATGAGCACCTTGGCATGCTTGACGATACTTTCCTTAATCCAGAAAACGAGGAGTGCATCAAGAAAGTGAACCAGATTGCTGAAAAATATTGGGATCAATATGCAAGTGAGACACTTGAACATGATCTACCCGGTCACCTGCTGCGTTACCCCATCGGGATTGCTTCCGAAGGAGAAGTCACAGAGCTACCTGGATTTGAGTTCTTCCCTGACACTAAGGCTCGTGTTCTGGGTGCCAAGTCTGACTACATGCCTCCAATCCTTACCACTTAGTGGTATTAATCACTGTTTGTACGCAGTTGTACGTATTGCTTATGACTGGACCTATATATAGAAAGATGTGGTAATGCTGTAAAGATGTGGTAATGCTGTGTGAGTTTGATGCTGACGAGTGACGAGTATTGTTTGTTTGGCTCATGAGTTCTTTTCCCCTTTTGTTATATTTCGAAAACAAATTCTATCTACTATTTCTGCGCAAAAATGGGTGTTTGATTTTACGACAATtttaccaaaaacaaaataaatcattaattaaCTAACGTTGAAGCTTTAAAACTGTATTACTATTATAAAGTTTTTACACTTAAGTGGtataatctaatttaaaaaataaattttaaaatttgataatcaaATCTTGTTATAATAGTAAGATcccatattattattttattatataaaataagacatatttattattattgaatgatattttcttaaatattttttatcataatgaAATAGAGTATGatgtataataaataagaaaatgatttatacataatacattatataatattttacacaataatattttaaatgagagatagttttataaaatattatataaaaatattatataaagtatTGTGATACATCATTACTCGTAATAAATAATCCATAATAAATAATGCGAATggatgtaatgatgagattgatAAATCTCTTTCTTGGAGCATTGGCAAATGGCTAGGCTACCAATGCAAGtttaaattaaaagcaaaagaaaacatCCACATTGGCCTAGCTATACATCCAAAGTTTGACATTTATGCTATAGTGATTCTTCACCCCTCGCTAGACTTGACGAGCTACTGTATACGGaccaaatgaatattttatcatttcgtTGTCTCCCGCTCGTCTTTCCCTCGATTTTTCTCACTCTTCTTCCCGAAACCCTCAcatttcctctttctttctcccgaaagttttctcttcctttcttcttcgcc is a window from the Juglans regia cultivar Chandler chromosome 7, Walnut 2.0, whole genome shotgun sequence genome containing:
- the LOC109013124 gene encoding phospholipase D alpha 1-like: MANILLHGTLHATIFEVDEIHTGGGKNIFSKIAQGLEEAVGFGKGVTKLYATIDLGKARVGRTRIIEKEHKNPRWYESFHIYCAHMASDVVFTVKDDNPIGATLIGRAYVPVEEILDGEEVDKWVEILDEDKKPIHGSSKIHVKLQYFDVTKDRNWSRGIRSPKFPGVPYTFFTQRQGCRVSLYQDAHVPDKFVPKIPLAGGTFYEPHRCWEDVFDAITNAKHLIYIAGWSVYTEISLVRDSRRPKPGGDIMLGELLKKKANEGVRVLMLVWDDRTSVGLLKKDGLMATHDEETEHYFHDTEVHCVLCPRNPDDGGSIIQDLEISTMFTHHQKIVVVDSEMPSGGSQKRRIVSFVGGIDLCDGRYDTAFHSLFRTLDTAHHDDFHQPNFEGTSIKKGGPREPWHDIHSRLEGPIAWDVLYNFEQRWRKQGGKDLLVQLRDLNLDGTLITPSPVMFPDDHETWNVQLFRSIDGGAAFGFPETPEDAARAGLVSGKDNIIDRSIQDAYINAIRRAKKFIYIENQYFLGSSFAWSADGIKPEEIGALHLIPKELSLKIVSKIEAGERFRVYIVVPMWPEGMPESGSVQAILDWQKRTMEMMYKDVIQALKAKGIDEDPRNYLTFFCLGNREVKKHGEYEPSEKPEPDTDYIRAQEARRFMIYVHAKMLIVDDEYIIVGSANINQRSMDGSRDSEIAMGAYQPYHLANRQPARGQIHGFRMALWYEHLGMLDDTFLNPENEECIKKVNQIAEKYWDQYASETLEHDLPGHLLRYPIGIASEGEVTELPGFEFFPDTKARVLGAKSDYMPPILTT